AGGCTGAGGCCGGTCGTCTGCGGAACCGACGCGTTGCGATAGTGCAGAATGTCGTCGCGCAGATAGCTGAAGTAGTCCAGCTCGAAGGCCAGACGACCGGAGAGCATCTGGCCGTCCAGACCGATGTCCAGCTGGTTGGCAACCTCCCAGGTTACATCCGGGTTGGGCGTGCGGGTCTGGTAGATGCTCTTGACCTCGTTGTTCACGCCGAAGACGTAACCCCCGCCGAAGCCATAGGTCGCCATGTACTGCCACTGGTCGATCCGGTCGTTACCGGTCTGACCCCAGGAGGCACGCAGCTTCAGGTCGTCAAAGACGGGCAGCGCATTCTGGAAGAACGGCTCTTCCGAGATTCGCCATCCCGCCGAGACCGCCGGGAAGAAGCCGAAGCGCTTGTCCTTGGGGAAGATGTACGACCCGTCGTAGCGGCCGATGAACTCGAGCAGGTACTTGTCGGCGAAGTCGTAGTTCAGTCGGGTGAAGTAGTTCTGCCGCGCTCCGTGGCCGGCGCTGCCCCAGTTGTCCATCTCCGCCTCACCGCCCGCGAACATCTGGTCGATCTCGGAGGAGATGAAGTACTTGCGGAAGGCACCGAGGTTGGAGTCCTTGGACGTCTGCCGCTCGACACCGCCCAGGATCGACACCGAGTGGTCGCCGAAGTCCCGCTGGTACTGCGCGACCAGGTTCAGGAGGACGTCGGTGTCGCGATAGTCCGTCTGACTCAGCTCGGGGTCGCTGAAGCCGCGCTGGGCCGGCGTGAGAACCGGCTCACCGTTCTCGTCCCGGGTGACGTAGTCCCAGGTGTACAGCGTCCAGGGCGTCCGCCACTGCTTCTGGTACCGGAACATCTCGTCGTAGGCGGCGTTCGCGCGGAAGGTCAGCCCGTCGACGCCCGGCACCGTGATGTCGAAGCCCAGGTTCCCCTGCAGGAAATACCGCTCGTCGTTGTCGTAGCCCGTCGCAGGGGTTCCGATCACGACCGGGTTGTCACCGTACTCGATGTCCGGCCCCGGCAGCCCGTTCGGCCAGTAGGCAGGCAGGTTGGGCTTACCGCGCATGATGGAGCGGAAGATCGCGCCCGCGCTGCGGTTCGGGAAGTTACGGTCCTCCAACCGGCCGCTGACGTCGAAGCGGAGGTTCAGCCAGTCGGTGACCTGACCGTCGATGTTGCTGCGGAAGCTGTACTGGTTGTAGCGAGTGGCGCTGTTCCGGTAGAAACCGTCCTCGGTGAGGCCGCCCAGGGAGAGATAGTAGCTCACCCGCTCGGCGCCTCCGCGCAGCGAGATGTCTCCTCGGGTCTGCGTCGACAGCGGCTTGATCACCTCGTCGAACCAGTCGGTGTTCGGGTACAGCCAGGGATCGGCGTTCGGATCCCGGTAGTTCGCGATCTCATCCTGGGAGTAGCGCGGCTGCCGGCCCCGGTAGATGTCGATCTCGTTGAGCATCTCCATGTAGGTGGCCGCGTCGGCCATCTCCGGGATGCGGGTGGGCTGGTTGAAGCCCTGGTTGATGTTCATCGACAGCTGCGGGGCGCCGGGCCTACCGCGCTTGGTGGTGATCAGGATCACGCCATTGGCCGCGCGCGATCCGTAGATCGCCGCCGACGCGTCCTTCAGCACCGAGATGCTCTCGATGTCCTGCGGGTTGAGGCGCTCGAGACCACCGGCGCGGTCCGGAACGCCGTCGATCACGATGAGCGGGCTGTTGTTGTTCAGGGTCTGGCTACCGCGGATGCGGATCGAGGAGCCGTCGTAACCAGGCTCGCCGCTCGAGTTGACGGTGACCACACCCGGCAGCCTGCCGCCGATCGTGTTGGAGACGTTGACCGCCGGCGTGTTCTCGATCGCGTCGCCGGAGATCGCGCTCACGGAGCCAGTCAGGGTCGCCTTTCGTTGCGTGCCGTAGCCGACCGCCACGATCCCCTCGAGCTGCACCGCCGATGCGGACAGCACCAGGTTAGCCGTGGCGCTCTGGCCCGCCGTGACCGTGACCGTGGTGGTCGCCTGCGTGTAGCCGATCATGCTTGCCTGGAGGGTCTGTTGGC
This DNA window, taken from Longimicrobiaceae bacterium, encodes the following:
- a CDS encoding TonB-dependent receptor: MKGLRYGKRWLLAIVAAALLASHGSLSAQATGQVTGTVTGDDGSPLSGASVTVQGTGIVGLTDADGRYTLTGVPAGQQTLQASMIGYTQATTTVTVTAGQSATANLVLSASAVQLEGIVAVGYGTQRKATLTGSVSAISGDAIENTPAVNVSNTIGGRLPGVVTVNSSGEPGYDGSSIRIRGSQTLNNNSPLIVIDGVPDRAGGLERLNPQDIESISVLKDASAAIYGSRAANGVILITTKRGRPGAPQLSMNINQGFNQPTRIPEMADAATYMEMLNEIDIYRGRQPRYSQDEIANYRDPNADPWLYPNTDWFDEVIKPLSTQTRGDISLRGGAERVSYYLSLGGLTEDGFYRNSATRYNQYSFRSNIDGQVTDWLNLRFDVSGRLEDRNFPNRSAGAIFRSIMRGKPNLPAYWPNGLPGPDIEYGDNPVVIGTPATGYDNDERYFLQGNLGFDITVPGVDGLTFRANAAYDEMFRYQKQWRTPWTLYTWDYVTRDENGEPVLTPAQRGFSDPELSQTDYRDTDVLLNLVAQYQRDFGDHSVSILGGVERQTSKDSNLGAFRKYFISSEIDQMFAGGEAEMDNWGSAGHGARQNYFTRLNYDFADKYLLEFIGRYDGSYIFPKDKRFGFFPAVSAGWRISEEPFFQNALPVFDDLKLRASWGQTGNDRIDQWQYMATYGFGGGYVFGVNNEVKSIYQTRTPNPDVTWEVANQLDIGLDGQMLSGRLAFELDYFSYLRDDILHYRNASVPQTTGLSLPRENIGQVESWGYDGSLMWREAVAPEISYDITLNFGYAQNRIKYWDEPPGAPDYQKSTGHKMNTGLYYRAIGVFEDSAALEAYPHWPGAMPGDIIFEDVNGDNEITSDDRVRINKNGEPTWTGGLTLGAQVKDFDVTAFFQGAWGAVQYLETESGDIGNYLKDYADKRWRPDAPNDKHPRAYNRQDEYWVSNNNTYFLRSTDYVRLKTLELGYRVPDSVLDQLGMSNLRLYVSGFNLVTWDKFKLMDPEARSSSGQYYPQKRVFNIGASATF